From the Tachyglossus aculeatus isolate mTacAcu1 chromosome 21, mTacAcu1.pri, whole genome shotgun sequence genome, one window contains:
- the LOC119942628 gene encoding major vault protein yields the protein MASAESIIRIPPYHFIHVLDQNSNVSRVEVGPRTYIRQDNERVLFAPVRMVTVPPRHYCTVANPVARDAEGSVLFSEATGQVRLRHADLEIRLAQDPFPLYPGEELKQDITPLQVVLPNAALHLKALLDFETESGDKFVAGDEWLFEGPGTYIPQKEVEVVERIQATVIRQNQALRLRARKECRDREGEKRVTGEEWLVRSVGAYLPSVYEEVLDLVDAVILTEKMALHLRARQNFQDIRGVARRTGEEWLVTLEETEAHVPDVCEEVLGLVTVTTLGPRSYCVILDPMGPDGKNQLGHKRVVKGEKSFFLQPGESLERGIQEVFVLAEEEGLLLRALQALEKGEGGEGVGDERERRAGDRWLIRGPLEYVPSAKVEVLERRRAIPLDENEGIYVRDVKTGKVRAVVGSTYMLTQDEELWEKELPAGVEELLGSGLDPLADRGGAGMKTSSHPPRDKTRVVSYRVPHNAAVQVYDYRDKKARVVFGPELVSLGPEEQFTVMSLSAGRPKRPHARRALCLLLGPDFCTDVITIETADHARLQLQLAYNWHFEVKDQTSAHEAARLFSVPDFVGDACKAIASRVRGTVASVTFDDFHKNSARIIRAAVFGYGVPEGLGGEAGASPPPRDRAVFPQNGLVVSSVDVQSVEPVDQRTRDALQRSVQLAIEITTNSQEAAARHEAQRLEQEARGRLERQKILDRAEAERARKELLQLEALSTAVESTGVAKAEAQSRAEAARIEGEGAVLQAKLKAEALAIETEAELQRLQKAREQELTYSQAQAELELSKAERLAQVEVKKFKEMTEALGTSTIRDIALAGPELQVKLLQGLGLKSTLITDGSSPINLFSTARGMLGLVAPEAGERKEVE from the exons ATGGCATCGGCGGAGTCCATCATCCGCATCCCCCCGTACCATTTCATCCACGTCCTCGATCAGAACAGCAACGTGTCCCGCGTCGAGGTTGGGCCCCGGACCTACATCCGCCAGGACAATGAGAG GGTACTGTTCGCCCCAGTCCGTATGGTGACGGTCCCACCCCGCCATTACTGCACGGTGGCCAACCCCGTGGCCCGAGACGCCGAAGGCTCCGTGCTCTTCAGTGAGGCCACGGGACAGGTGCGTCTGCGGCACGCCGACCTGGAGATCCGGCTCGCCCAGGACCCTTTCCCACTTTACCCCGGAGAGGAGCTGAAgcag GATATCACCCCCCTGCAAGTAGTGCTTCCCAACGCCGCCCTGCATCTGAAGGCCCTGCTCGACTTTGAAACTGAGAGCGGGGACAAGTTTGTGGCTGGTGACGAGTGGTTATTCGAAGGGCCTG GCACTTATATCCCGcagaaggaggtggaggtggtggagagGATCCAGGCGACGGTGATCCGGCAGAACCAGGCCCTGAGGCTGCGGGCCAGGAAGGAATGTCGGGaccgggaaggggagaagagagtgacaG GAGAAGAGTGGCTGGTACGCTCAGTGGGCGCTTACCTGCCATCTGTGTACGAAGAGGTGCTGGATCTGGTGGACGCCGTCATCCTTACGGAGAAG ATGGCCCTTCACCTGCGGGCCCGGCAGAATTTCCAGGACATCCGGGGGGTGGCCCGCCGCACCGGAGAAGAGTGGCTGGTGACCCTGGAAGAGACGGAAGCCCACGTCCCCGACGTCTGCGAAGAAGTGCTGGGCCTGGTGACGGTCACTACCCTGGGCCCACGCAGCTACTGCGTCATCCTAGACCCCATGGGCCCCGATGGCAAGAACCAGCTTGGACACAAGCGCGTCGTCAAG GGGGAGAAATCATTCTTCTTGCAGCCCGGGGAGTCCCTGGAACGGGGCATCCAGGAGGTGTTTGtgctggcagaggaggaggggctgCTTCTGAGAGCCCTGCAGGCcctggagaaaggggaagggggcgaAGGAGTGGGAGACGAGAGGGAGAGACGGGCTGGAGACCGCTGGCTGATCCGGGGGCCCCTGGAATACGTGCCCTCGGCCAAGGTGGAGGTGCTGGAGAGACGCCGGGCCATCCCGCTGGACGAGAACGAGGGCATCTACGTGCGAGACGTCAAGACTGGAAAG GTCCGGGCGGTGGTCGGCAGCACCTACATGCTGACCCAGGACGAAGAGCTGTGGGAAAAGGAGCTGCCGGCCGGCGTGGAGGAGCTGTTGGGCTCCGGACTGGACCCCCTGGCCGACCGAGGCGGGGCAGGGATGAAGACAAGTTCCCACCCTCCCCGGGACAAGACCCGGGTGGTCAGCTATCGGGTCCCCCACAACGCAGCCGTCCAAGTCTACGACTACAGGGATAAGAAGGCCcg GGTGGTCTTCGGGCCAGAGCTGGTGTCCCTGGGTCCCGAGGAGCAGTTCACGGTGATGTCCCTGTCAGCCGGGCGGCCCAAGAGGCCCCACGCCCGCCGAGCCCTCTGTCTGCTGCTCGGCCCCGATTTCTGCACGGACGTCATCACCATCGAGACCGCCGACCATGCCCGTCTGCAGCTGCAGCTCGCCTACAACTG GCACTTTGAAGTGAAGGATCAGACCAGCGCCCACGAGGCCGCCCGGCTTTTCTCGGTCCCGGACTTCGTGGGCGACGCTTGCAAGGCCATCGCTTCGCGGGTGCGGGGCACCGTGGCCTCCGTCACCTTCGACGACTTCCACAAGAACTCGGCCCGCATCATCCGGGCCGCCGTCTTCGGCTACGGGGTcccggaggggctggggggcgagGCCGGAGCCTCGCCCCCGCCTCGGGATCGGGCTGTCTTCCCCCAGAACGGGCTGGTGGTCAGCAGCGTCGACGTCCAGTCCGTGGAGCCTGTGGACCAGCGGACCCGGGACGCCCTGCAACGCAGCGTGCAGCTGGCCATTGAAATCACCACCAATTCACAGGAAGCCGCTGCCAG gcACGAGGCTCAGAGGCTGGAACAAGAGGCGAGGGGAAGGCTGGAGCGTCAGAAGATCTTGGACCGGGCAGAGGCTGAGAGAGCACGGAAGGAACTTCTGCAGCTGGAAGCCCTGAG CACGGCCGTGGAGAGCACCGGGGTGGCGAAAGCCGAAGCTCAGTCCCGGGCAGAGGCCGCTCGGATCGAGGGCGAAGGAGCCGTGCTGCAAGCCAAGCTGAAGGCTGAGGCCTTGGCCATCGAAACC GAGGCAGAACTGCAGAGGCTGCAGAAAGCCCGGGAGCAGGAGCTGacgtactcccaggcccaggccgagCTGGAGCTGAGCAAGGCCGAGAGGCTGGCGCAAGTCGAGGTGAAAAAGTTCAAGGAGATGACCGAGGCCCTCGGGACCAGTACCATCCGGGACATCGCCCTGGCCGGACCTGAGCTGCAG GTTAAACTGCTCCAGGGCCTGGGACTGAAGTCAACTCTCATCACCGATGGCTCTTCCCCCATTAACCTCTTCAGCACAGCCAGGGGTATGTTGGGGCTCGTGGCCCCAGAAGCCGGGGAGCGCAAGGAGGTAGAGTGA